AAATGTGTGTAGTTTATACAAGCGGAAgtttcataaaacaataaaatgtaatactttaataaaataataacaacagtaCTTTTTAATTATCACAATATGTATGGCTATAATCTTTTCACTCTACCCTTTTATAACGAACGGATTGAAGGTACAGATTGTGAAAACATTATCTACgcgttctataatattataaattataatacatcagtttttacaataataataaaacaaaatgacaACTTTCACGTCTGTAAAAGTGTAAACggcctaaatagtaaataccgcAGACAGATATATGCTGCTTTACCTTGCAGCGTTAAGAGTTACAAAAACCTATAAGGGttatcaaaatctaaaaactgaaattttccGAGGCGGACAAtggaaatgtaatatataagtacagtaGAACGTCTAACAAAGTATAACAAACTTtgatttaacaacattttcgtCTTAACGAAATACTTTTGAGAGCCAAACCAAATTAGAACggcaaatttatttaattacatttaacgaATTACTCTTTCTAATacgatttcttttttttccccACGCGTGACTTCATATCATGGAAGTTTCACTGGCGGTACGGTATAAATAGAAAAGGTCGATATTGGCGGAAAACTTCGACGTCCCACCTGCGATGTAATCGCGCCCGTAATATGAGCGGTACGGGTCGGAGGCGGTCTGAACTCTCTTATTTTCAACGCTACGCCACGTCGGATACGATGTAATCCACGTGCACGACGTTCGCGTCCACTTCCGCAGACGGCCGCAACCCTACGTCCACGTACTTCCGGTCGTGCCTCTTCATGAACCCCACCAGGTCGTCGTAAACGAAGTTTTTCACGTCGTTCGCCCAAAGGAAGTCCAAGTGATTGAACTCCGGGATCGGTACGACCTTTCTCTCGGCCACGTTCGGCAGCTTGCCCGCCAGGACCTTGACGTCCTAAAAAGTACGCGCGCCACGACAATCGTgtgtataataatcataatattataacgaataagGAAGTATGCTCAGCAATGTATGGAGTTAGGAAACTGTAGGTCAGGACATTTCAAAAAGCCActtattaaaatctatacttGTGTACTAggcatataaaacaaaaaaaattaatttatactgtaggtatgtcgtatgtgtgttaggttaggtttagtTTAGCAAATATTAACTGTGGGTCGGTCGGCTGACCTCTTGAACCCCCCTACCCCTAGATCCGCCACTGTATGCAACCAACATTAAACTTAAACCGACGTAacatgtataaaactataaatatgcGTTCATCTCATAGAATGCACAAAAACAAGGCTATTCTGATGCGCGAACTAGGACGAAAACACGGGTCGTGTTGAGCACACTTCATATTCCTTATACAGTCGTAACtcgtaatactatattattatgtataatattattgcgttcACAACGAAATATTTTGGGCGCGACGGCCGATGACTTCAACCCgcttaagaaaattaataatattattttacctccACCGACGACAGCCAATCGTTTTGCGCGTGATACAGTGCCACGGGCACCGTGATGTTGGTCAGGTCATACGCCGGTGGTTCCGGTTGTCCGTACTTTTCCAAGTTTTTCTGTTTGTTGTAGTTGTACTGCCCGAACCATTGGTCTGTTGACATATTTTTGTGGTTATACGAAACGAtacataaatcaattaatacattattattataataacacgtaaaaatatttaatttactctaCTTACCGCGTTTCATGAGCTGAGCGAAATGAGTGAGTTGACGTGCGGATGCGCCGGCTGGAGTGTGTGCTAAAATTATGGGCAGGATGCTCTGAAACGGTTTTACGAAAAAATGCGGTTTAGCCCATGTCTTAAGTTGTTTGCTGGTGGATGAtgcacaaaattatttttttcaacgcGAACCACTCGTTTTATCAGTCgatttttgcatttttcaatATACCgtgtgaaatatatatatatatataggtacttatactgcAGGTATAGTCAATAGATAAAATCaatgacaacaatttaaaaactttccGACACACAAAAATCGACCGAGACAATGAGCGGCTCTcgaagataatataaaataattaatatttattaaatattaaaattgtttatattgtaataataaatcgatGTTACTTTAGGTGCGCGCACGTACTTTGATCAATCGTTTCGAATCGTATCCGGCGTACAGAAACAACAAGTTGTCGCAAACACCTTCGGCCAGCGAGTTGGCTTCGCAAAACGTTTTGCCCGCGAACAGTAAAATCTTGCCGTTCGGCCTGAACTCGTAGTACCCCAGACTGTTGCACAACCACTGAAAACCGACCATATCCGTCGGGACTATATgagtataacatttataatacacaacaaTCGGTGGTGTGAGGTaccagaatatattatatgattttagatCAAGGCCGTAtcgagacatttttttttttggaggggagttccaaaacatgtatattgtaattttattgaattttaggtTTTGATATTTGGTCAAAAATAAGACGAATTGAAGAAATGTCGGGGGACTTgttttagataggtattatttatttcaacataatacattattatgtttgtgttcgttcataaaataatttgtttttaccctTAAAATAATAGTGGAGAGCATCggcgtatatacataataatataatactgttaacTTTATTAATTGTTCTATCTTCTAtacgattttataaataatataaacaagattataaaaaaaaaaatttatagtcAGCGACTCTTTGTCAaatccaatttaaataattgaaaacaatacattatgtttccaataaaattatctgttttctgtatataggtactatatttacaTGTGTTTTTATCTAGTAGTCAGTAGACATTCGACAATCAACAGTCATTGTTTGCcgattgcttatattatattatatattgtgtataagcgtattgatatttatgatttgtttttacaattgttgtttaaaattataatataacgatgtAAAATATtcaggtataatatacattagcaATGTCAACAtttgtcaaaaatgtttttatgtaattcaaGTACcataaattaggtaataaactaataatgcTGTTATATGAACAAGAGTGACttattcaaacattattttGGTATCACAGAAATGGCCATTGGCAAGTGCGCCTATATGGTGGTGAGCTATATACGGTTAGGATGTTCAGTTGAACTTGTAATTTATGGCAATAAATAGTGATAACTGATTTAAGGAGGCACTTTTACGCAATTTTTTGGACATaagtaaatcttaaattattcattatccataaaatgttaataattttatacatacgtTTAACtagtatcaatttttaatttttcttttgtcagGTTGTATCTGTACtctgtagtacctacctactaaaataattagGCAGTTATACATTTTCACTTTAAATTGATCAGATTACGTCGACCGCGCATCTTTGATAATTTCTATCACCTCGCTCACGCCGCCGTACTTACCGCCAACGGGTCCGCCACGGACGATAGGAAGGTCATGATCGGGCTCTTGACGTGGTTCAGGTACGCTATCGGAGCCATCGCTGACATCGACCGGACCTTGTCCTGGTACTCGGGTCTCTCCGAACACAGGACGTAAAATATGGCCGTTCCCATCGAGTGTCCCACGTAGTTCAAGTCTGGTTCGCCCGTCTTGTCCAGGATGTAATCGATCGTGTTGGGCAGGTCGATTGTGCCCATTTCGTGCCAgctaaataggtaataataatatgtaatgattgTGTAAAGGAgggttcacactacaccgtgtCGTGTAAAATAATCACGGTTACCATAGTTACCAAACGATACCGCATAGTtgaatatatcattaattattatatattaattattgaatatatattcaACTATGCGACAAAGTCTCCCCTCTTATGTGACAAAACGAATACGAGACAGGTACGGTATATCATAT
This is a stretch of genomic DNA from Acyrthosiphon pisum isolate AL4f chromosome A3, pea_aphid_22Mar2018_4r6ur, whole genome shotgun sequence. It encodes these proteins:
- the LOC100165323 gene encoding lipase 3 → MHYYMLAALLNAALATGQRHAVFSGHRLQQWRQTGDRPNYLHVLASGGVLPRRVWTRQADGQPQHTTTRRRRFPTSNANPVMGHWRALHDKLDVQSMWPGTAKYANEIYLPATTDDYIRQEGYPAERHTVITEDGYNLTLHRIPYSRNDDLSAITRKPAVLVQHGILCSSTDWVITGPNSSLAFILSDAGYDVWLANSRGNTYSRNHVTLDPAREPEKFWDFSWHEMGTIDLPNTIDYILDKTGEPDLNYVGHSMGTAIFYVLCSERPEYQDKVRSMSAMAPIAYLNHVKSPIMTFLSSVADPLAWLCNSLGYYEFRPNGKILLFAGKTFCEANSLAEGVCDNLLFLYAGYDSKRLIKSILPIILAHTPAGASARQLTHFAQLMKRDQWFGQYNYNKQKNLEKYGQPEPPAYDLTNITVPVALYHAQNDWLSSVEDVKVLAGKLPNVAERKVVPIPEFNHLDFLWANDVKNFVYDDLVGFMKRHDRKYVDVGLRPSAEVDANVVHVDYIVSDVA